AGGTGGTTGTTAACCAAAATGGTAATCATGCATGCAGCTACCAAAGAAATATTGGGACCATTAATTCTAGGATATCCCACTAATCAAGTGATAACCATAAAATAACTGTTGTAAATAGGAAGCAGGATCATAAAATGATTCATTCTAGGCAAGTAATATTGAGGACCAATCTTTCGTCGTGCAATATTGCAATTTCCACGAACCAAATTCACGATTCAAAATAATGCTATTGGTAATCAATCTGGAGTAACTCTTTAAATTAAAGGACAAAGTTGAGCCTATACAGCAAACAGCCTTGCAAGGTGAAGCGCATGTACAGGGAAATTAGAAACCTTCTATATATTGAGCATTGGCTATGTACGTATAGACGTGTTACAACTGTGAAAGAAACTAAAGCATTAACTTTGTGTTATAATCCAGTCCTGGTACAAACAATATGTTTTTCACATTACCGATATCTTCACTCACTGAATATAAATGATTATGTATTTTTCTGCCTACTTTAACTTTGTCTTGTAGCATCACACGCTAAAATCACCATGACGACTTTGAAGCTTTACAAGCATGTGCTCCTATGGCTGTTGTGTGATCTTGTTTCTTCAGGTTTGTTTCCATTGCACTTCCGTATTGAGAGCCTGTACTTTCAtttagagaaaagaagaaaaggagtgactagagaagggacgGGACATGACCACCCTATGTATCCGAATGCTAATTTCCCTCATCTTGCTTAATAAATCCTTATTAGAATTGGATATGCAACAAGACTATCAGATGTAGTAATAGAATAAATTTCATAACTGACCTCTAAAAGGCTCAATTGATGCAGGAATTTCTTCTGTACTTCATATATAAACATTTGATATCTCGAGTGACCATTAATTGCAAAATCCTCATCCTCAATTGAGTTCATATTAGATTCATCATCATTGGTAGCTGCTTTGAGGAGCTATCGTAGCTTTTTgtttattataattattattgttgttattattatgtCCTGGTCCTAGTTGTCAAAAAAGGATCGCACACGGTAATGATCCACGGTTCTGGAAATGGCAGCCGATAGAGCTTGTCTTGAACCCTGCTCTCTATCATCTCTGCACTATCAGACTCATAATCTGAATAGCCAAACTCATAGGATCTGAGCCAATATAAAGCATTAAAAGATTGAAAAAAGAGTCGAATCACTATTGGAGGTCGTGCAGATTTTAGGTTGAAGTCTAGCCAGTAATGCTTTTaggttttgtgtgtgtgtgtgatccCTCCCTCTTTCTTGGGTATGTTTTGCAGGGATTGAAGTTAATGGACTCGATTATGATTACAGTTTCAGTTCAGAGGCAAGTTTTTGACTGTAGTTATTGTGACTTGAGCGCTGTTTTTTGTACATGAATTGATTTCTCCGAATGTAAATCAATATACTATCTTTGACAATGAACGCATCAATTTTCCAGTGTTTGACGAATCCCCTTCAACCTCAATATGGTGGCGGAATTGTTCTAAACCCGGACATAAGTGAAGGTTTAAACGGCTGGTCCAAGTTTGGAGATGCAAAATTAGAACTAAGGATTTCAAAAGATGGCAACAAGTTCATTGCTGCTTCTGATCGAAATGCATTGCACGACAGTCCATCGCAGACCTTTTTCTTGAGAAAGGGAACTTTCTACGTTATTTCCGGTAATTTATTCTAATAAATTCGTGCGATGAGGATGATTAATTCTTATCCCATTTCCAATTAACTCGTATTTGTCCCATATGATTCTTGAAAACATGGTTCTTATTAGCATATTCCGTTCATCTATTGCAGCTTGGCTACGGATTAGCGAGGGAAACTCTCCAATAACAGCAGCATTCAAAACATCTACCGGCATTAAAAATGCTGGCACAGTTTTTGCGCAATCTGGCTGTTGGTCTATGCTTAAGGGCGGTCTAGTTGTGAATGCCTCTGGCCCTGCCCAACTCCATTTTCGtgtatgtcttttttttttttttgtcatatgTTCATAGTTACAGGTGGCAAACCAAcccatttaactaaatttatccATATCTGCTCATGAATAGATGTGTAtgagtatcttaaatttttgtatatggatataaatgggttatccaataatactcatttaataaatgggtattattgaataacccatcaaacccaattaacccatttaaaattttcttcccCAAGTCTCGTCTCTtccccacccattttttttttcaaatttttcattttgtcatgatgttaactacttttgtttcaatattattattatttgttgattttatcttatcattttattttctcttagtttgttaacttgctcatttttcagcattaccaatttatgataagttttagcctcttttcttatctttccaaaatgaaattttaaatttatatatgaaaaaaatgttaggggttcaaaatttttggattaagtttttatattaaatttcatagtacttagttcaaaattttatattcttattattcaattattaaataatatgtaattttgcgacatagagtATGGAtgtgaaaaaaattggtaattaggcttattgagcattataagtaaatatttaaaggTGCAAAGagcggtataaattgataatttagtttgcaaaaatgaatttaaatgagtttacaaaaagttaaaataaatgggttataaatgggtaattgggttacccaattcattttttgacttactcatttatacccatctaattaaatgagtataaatgggttgactcacttatacccattacccattttatccaatccaaacctgcccaagtcacccattttgacacctctactcATAGTTATCAATTCTTGTAAAAACTTCTATCTTTTTACGATTGGACAATTAATTATATTTTGTGCCGTCCATACACAAAAGGTTTGGCAAATATAAATTACGGGTCTAATTCGTACTATTTGGTTTTCTTGCTACGGGTTATCCAGAGTGAAAATGCAACCGTTGAGCTGTGGGTGGATAGCATTTCATTGCAACCATTCAGTGAAGATGAATGGAAAGCTCACCAAGATCAAACCATTGAGAAGGTAAACCAACTAAATTTGGTTCACACAAATTTAAAGTTCAAATTGTCGAAAGGTCGCATGTCATAAAATGTATATATAACTTCATCATGTTGCGCGAGCAATTAATTAATATTTAGTGTGCATTTGaatgtttaatttttgttaagaaaagacAAAATTAACATCACTTGAAATGGTGTAATTTTTTTACACTTCTGAACTGTAAATAATGTAGACAAAGTTTGAGTATTGAAATGTTCTGAATCAAAGAGAATTTTAGCTCAGTAAAAGTCAGTTTCTTGGTACATGAATAGGGTTTGTTCTTTAAAATGTACAGGTATTCTCTGCTGCTGTGTGTAAGCTTTAGTTCCTAATCAATAAAAATTCATTCGTTTtacctcaaaaagaaaaagtcagTGCTCATAGATCCATCCCTAGAGCTTACATACCACATGAGAAACACGGAGaattaaaatgagaaaaaatgatTGTCGGGATTATGTCATCAATATATGACCATTtcaagtttattttatttaacttTTTCAACGTGCAGGTACGCAAGAGCAAGGTGATATTCCGGGCAGTGGATCCTCAAGGTCGGCcattagccaatgcaagcataTCCATACGACAGCTGATAGGCAACTTTCCATTTGGTTGCGCGATTAACAAGAACATCCTGCCAAATCCAGCATACAAAAGTTGGTTTACGTCGAGATTTAGGTTAACAGtgtttgaaaatgaaatgaagtgGTACAGCACTGAAACGTCTCCTGGTAAAGAAGACTACTCAGTCGCTGATACCCTGCTACGGTTTGCCACGATGAACGGGGCTGTAGTCCGTGGCCACAACGTGTTGTGGGACGATCCTCAGTATAATCCATCATGGGTTCAAGCCCTTTCCCCAGGTGATCTAGAAGCAGCGGCCACTAAAAGAGTAAATTCTATAGTCACAAGATACAAGGGACAGCTCATTCACTGGGACGTGGTTAATGAAAATATACACCACAATTTCTTTGAGAGTAAGCTGGGGGAAACTGCATCATCTGTGTTTTATGGACAGGCTAATCAGATTGATGGAAAGGCAATTCCCTTCTTAAATGACTACAATACAATTGAGAAGAAAGATGACCAAACATCGAGTCCTCCAAAGTATCTggcaaaaattaaagaaattcgGTCACAGGGTTACCAGGGACCGCTTGGAATTGGACTCGAGGGACACTTCGGTGCTCCGGACCTAGCTTATGTAAGGACTTCAATTGATTTGCTTGCTTccacaaaattacctatttgGGTTACGGAATTGGATGTCTCTAGCCAGCCCAATCAGGTAAAGTTTATAGTCTTTcttatctgttttttttttttttcggccaATTTGGTTGGATGTGGATGGTGAACATGCATTCAGCAAGAAGCGTTGAAGAGATAAGCCTCGTACTAAGACAATGTCAGAATAATGAAATTGTGTGCATATATCTACTGACGTATTCGGCGATAGAACCATGTCATCTAATAAGTCTTTtcatttcatcaaattctttaTTACACATCTTAAACTGATAGAGGTAAATTTAGTCAGAGTGCACATGACATGATTAAAGATTAGAATTTGTAACTTGAGACAGGACTTCTCTTAATTACTTAGTATTATTTGGGGCAGGCCACGTACTTGGATCAAATAATAAGGGAGGTTCGGGGACATCCAGCCATTCAAGGGCTACTAATCTGGGCTGCATGGTCTCCTCAGGGATGTTATAGAATGTGTTTGACGGACAATAACTTCAGAAACCTTCCAACAGGGGACGTTGTTGACAAGATCATCAAGGAATTGAAGCATGAGGATTTGATAGGCACTACAGACGATGAGGGCCATTTTGAGACTTCACTTTATCATGGAGATTATGAAGCTATAATAAGTCATCCAGCTATGACGAGTTCATCCTCCTCAGTGGGAATGAAATTTAATGTGGCTCCAACAACAAACCAGGAAACTTTGGATGTCAAGTTCTCCTCCATCAGCTTTTCTTGAATTAAGAAATTCACGCTGAACTAGTGACTTGTTCGCCAAGGTTAAAGCAATACATTTATGTAGGGAGAAATTTTGAACAATAGTGGATGATTATCTTCTAATCTGTCGAAGAATTCGCCGAACCTACAGTATCAGGctaattttattaatcatctgCAAAAGAAAGCCATAATATCTTCATCTGGTTAACATTAATATTTCCTATCAATTATGTAATGCATTGTTTGAGTGCTACATGCATGCAGGAAAAAGGAACGTGCTACGTCCTACGTCACGTTCATGCAAAAGAAAGTCGAGAAACGAGTGGTTTAGTAGCCATCAGATTTCGGAAATACGTTTGGTTCTTAAAACTGTTACAGTGCCCACAGCGCGTCAGTAGTCCAACGGTTAGGATAATTGCCTTCCAAGCAATAGATCCGGGTTCGACTCCCGGCTGACGCAGCTCATGTCACGATATCTTGCTTCATGTACACGAAAGTGTTTTTTTCGAAGACGAGCTAAGACTGCCTGCTCCATGCACTGGAAAATATTAGAAAATATGTTTTTCAATTATATCATTACTCCATGcacatgaaaatattttttgaagacGAGCTAAGACTAGTAATGCATTACATAGTATATCTTCTTCTTCGTCTTATACTTCTACCGGCAAGAAAGCATGATACAGCAGCCGTGACGAGCTAAGGCAAGTAACGAATTACAggatatcttcttcttcttcttcgtcttCTACTTCTCCCGGCAAGAAAGCATGATACAGCAGCCGACATCAGGGACATGGCCACCCAACTAAAGTCAGCAAAAATAGCTGCAAAACGCATTTCTTGAAGTTGCCATATAGTTGAAATGCAGAAACTCACCCCATCAAGAATCGCCGTCAAATAACCCATGAATTTTATTGATTTACTGCCCACCCACAGTAAACTTGTGACTATCTAACATTATTAATTAATTGGATTGCATTAGACTCACAGTAGAATCAATGGATACAAGTAGTAGAATCAGTGGATACAAGTACTTGAACGAGGAAATAGTGCAACTCTTTCAGGAGAAGCTGACGTATATATAGCAATCTGGAGAGAAGTTGTTTTAGCGCTTCCCGAGAGCTAAGGTGATCAGGATCATATCATTCGTCTGTTTGAGCACATAACGAAACCTGCGAAGTTGTGATGCTTCCGGGAAGCATCCTGTTTTGGCGCAGAGTGAAGGAAGGTTCCCCTGGGCGCCCACGGACACTGAAGCTTGCCAAAGGACGTCTTTCGGCTTTACTCTAAGATTTTCTGTTGGGAAAATTTCACCAACTAAATATCATTCGGTATTCTTAGACTCTGAaaataggcaaaaaaaaaaaaacttgggtGAACCCGGTTTGTGGGCCCATCCTTTGACCATGTGGTGGAAAATCTGCCACATCCTCGTAACAATTActaaaaatttcagaaatcCTATAGCAGGAACTCCTCGGCTTCCGCTCTGGCGCCTGttctccattctttttttttttcgtcattttgaaaCACTTACCACCATAAAGAAAAATTCAATTGCAACAATTTTCCAAGTTAGGGGTCCTTCCAGCTTTGTTCACTCCATCTCACCCCCGTTTTTGAGATCTGCAAACACaatctctatttttcttttctttttaatttttgcttaTATTCAGCTTGTAATATCTGGTTAGATTTTGCGAGACTTAGGAGAAGAATATGGAGGAACAGGAGGACGGCGGTAGGAGAACGGGAAGATTCGACAAACAATGGAAgattcaaataaaatttttatttaaacaTTTTCTTTAAGATTTATATAAAGGTTTGCACATATTATATTAGTATATAGATTTTGTATAtctattaataataaaataatatcaaaaaaacaaaattttaaataaaattttcaactcTTGGTTCAAATTTGAGTCTATCCAATATTAGATTGAATCAAATTTTATCTTAAATTTTAAACTCGCATTACATTCGAACTTCAactcaaaaatgaattttaaactAGCTTGTGATGACCCCTACTATCACTTCTGCCTGGGCATTCTAGAGTAATTTCTAGTAGCACTTCCTAGAGAGGGGTTCGAGTCAGGGTATTTATGGATCTAGTAATTAGTTTATTTGCAATTTTGCTGACCTTAATCTCATGTATTGGTTCGACAAATTTGCATTACATACCTTGATTCAATTCAATCGATTAACTACTGACCGTTTAACCTGTGAGATAGAGTCCGGTAACATAATATTCTTCTACTTTTGGGGGAAACAAAGAATTAGATTAACAAATGATACAATACaacatttttttccaaaatcctgCAACTCTAAAAACACACTagcaaaatagaaaattaaaacacTGATATATTCAG
This portion of the Coffea arabica cultivar ET-39 chromosome 2e, Coffea Arabica ET-39 HiFi, whole genome shotgun sequence genome encodes:
- the LOC140036136 gene encoding endo-1,4-beta-xylanase 5-like; its protein translation is MLKGGLVVNASGPAQLHFRSENATVELWVDSISLQPFSEDEWKAHQDQTIEKVRKSKVIFRAVDPQGRPLANASISIRQLIGNFPFGCAINKNILPNPAYKSWFTSRFRLTVFENEMKWYSTETSPGKEDYSVADTLLRFATMNGAVVRGHNVLWDDPQYNPSWVQALSPGDLEAAATKRVNSIVTRYKGQLIHWDVVNENIHHNFFESKLGETASSVFYGQANQIDGKAIPFLNDYNTIEKKDDQTSSPPKYLAKIKEIRSQGYQGPLGIGLEGHFGAPDLAYVRTSIDLLASTKLPIWVTELDVSSQPNQATYLDQIIREVRGHPAIQGLLIWAAWSPQGCYRMCLTDNNFRNLPTGDVVDKIIKELKHEDLIGTTDDEGHFETSLYHGDYEAIISHPAMTSSSSSVGMKFNVAPTTNQETLDVKFSSISFS